CCGTATTCCGCACAAGAAGCGTCTGAATTCCCCCCTGAATACACGGGAAGAACAAACCGCTGATGACGAGCAGAATAATGGTTAACCAAATTTGTGTTGATGCGCCCATTCCAACCGTACAGATCGCACTGACAAGTAAGCCGACTAAAAGCAATAACTGTGGCTTTACTTTTTTAGCGATCGCCATGATCACAGCACCTCCGACCAACATGGCCGCCCCATTCGCCATCACCAGCCATTGTAAGAACTCTTTGTCCTGACCCAAATTTTCAATGACAAGAAAGAGCTGAAGCGGTTGAGTTAGTCCTGATGCCAAACCAACTGCCGAGAAGGTTAATCCAAGTGTTCTTAAGGATTTATTCGCCCCGATATAACGCAGGCCATCCGTGAGCTCTTTAAGGAAGCCGCCACTATTACCTGATTTCTCCTCCTCTACATCTCGGGGAAGCGATAATAATACGAGCGAAGAGCCCAGAAACATAACTGCTGTCAGGATGAGGGATACGTTAATGCCAAACTTAATGAAAATAAACGTGCCGATGACCGGCCCCAAAACCATAAAAACAGCAACAAGCGTTTGCGACATGGCCATGACACCCTGCAATTGTTCGGCTGGTACATGCCGTTTGTACAGTTTCATCGCCGAAGGCTGAGAAAACTGTGACAAGCTGGCAGAAACGAATGATCCAATCAGAAGTGCAATCCAGCCACCATTCATGACCGCAAGCAATACAACACCAACGGACAAACCTGAGAATAAATCGCTCCATACCATTGTTTTTTTCGGCCGCCATCGGTCGGCAAAGGTACCGCCAATCAGGCCAAATATAAAGATCGGTGAGAATTCCGCTACCGAAATCAGTGAAATATCAACGGGATTATTATGCGTCAATTCTGAAACATAAAGAAGAACGGCATAATTCCGGATCCAGATTCCGAGCTGCAATAGAACTCGGGAAAGGATAATTGTTCGAACATATGGATTGGCAAACATTTTAATACCCCATATCCTTTAAGATTTTTGCTAACGCGCGCAGCCGTTCCCTATTCATTCCATCATAAAGCAACGGCTTCTTTCATTTTCCCCCTCCTCTCCATCAACTTTTTATTTAGTAATTTACTAAATTACTAATTTACTAAATCACGGTTTCATTCTATACAGAATATCTTCCTTCGTCAATCGTTTTTTGAATGCTTCCTTTTCACTTCTGTTTTTTGAACAATAAAATGATGGATGGGAAAAAGGTGCTGTTCATCTCATTTCTACTGTAATTTTTGGGCAAGAAATGTATCCAAAAAAACAAAAAAGCCGCTAAAATTAGC
This window of the Paenibacillus marchantiae genome carries:
- a CDS encoding MFS transporter, translating into MFANPYVRTIILSRVLLQLGIWIRNYAVLLYVSELTHNNPVDISLISVAEFSPIFIFGLIGGTFADRWRPKKTMVWSDLFSGLSVGVVLLAVMNGGWIALLIGSFVSASLSQFSQPSAMKLYKRHVPAEQLQGVMAMSQTLVAVFMVLGPVIGTFIFIKFGINVSLILTAVMFLGSSLVLLSLPRDVEEEKSGNSGGFLKELTDGLRYIGANKSLRTLGLTFSAVGLASGLTQPLQLFLVIENLGQDKEFLQWLVMANGAAMLVGGAVIMAIAKKVKPQLLLLVGLLVSAICTVGMGASTQIWLTIILLVISGLFFPCIQGGIQTLLVRNTEGAFIGRVSGAIMPIFMGMMVIGMLTSGYLKDTFSLLSVFIASGVFVIIGALLLLPIVIERRSKAEETPSS